The sequence GTTGATGATGCACTGGATTACTCTACCGTGCCAAGCAACTGCACGTGCTACTGCACGTGATACTAGCGACCTTTGTGTTATACTTGTAGCCTATTCCACCCGCGGCTTTAAATATTGGTAGATGCTAGCCTCCTTCGGAGCTGTAAACTCTCTTAAGATCTCTACCGTTCGTTCAACAACAACATGAGTCAATTCCAAAGTTTCAGCAAATCGAACGGTtatcaaaaccatataaatcgAAAGCATGTATAGTCGAGAAACACTTTAAGATGTCCCAACAAAATAAAGTCAATTAAGGATCAAAATTAAGAATTAGAAACGTAGACACTGCCACCTCATGTGGAAAAAATCCAcctctacaaaaagaaaaatccaataaataattattttttataaatttttaagaataatttaataaaatagaaaacaatgaaaataaattcagTTGGCCTCTTATAGAAGACCcgtatatagagagagagagagcgatagtgaaagataaaaagaagaagaaaaacgtTGGGCTTATTATACAAGGCAAGAAGGAAACatagagaggaagaagaagtggCTGCGTTGTTTGTGTAACATTTTGGATATGAAAAAAGTGGGTTCTTTTGCCTTCTCCATGTGGATTTTGggttttttctctgttttttttggAGGAAATGAGAAATAGCCAAGTTTAAGACTGTCAAGAAGCTTTATGGTTTGGAAACAGAggtaaagtttttatttttatttttattgatttatttatttttgatgttTTGCTGGTTTAACTTAATGGTTTTTGGTGATGAACCTTtcattatttatgtttgaatCGTAATGGGCATATTGGTTTCTTTGCTGTTAAGAGAGAATGGAAtggtttttacctttttttttttttttttttctgggttttcTGGTTGTATAATCTTTCTCGTTTTCTccagtttttttctttgtactGTTGGTTGGGATTCATTTGTTTTATGGTTAAGgttgatttctttttatttttgagtggtatattgattttatggttCTTGACTTGTTGTTTCGGAATGTGTATTGATCATTTCTTGACGGGTTGCTTTTTGATTGCTGAGAATACTCGGGGATAAGTTAGAAGATAGTTCTAGCTACTTATctgttttgattttgttttgttttgttttgttttgtttttcactttttttttatttttttatttttaaaaagtgtgaGATGTAAGAGAATTGGATGAACTATTCTTTCGATTTTTTAAATCCTTAATGAATACTTAACCATTTTGTTTGgaaccaaataaaattaatatctttatgTGAATTTGATCGATCCTTTGAAAATTTTCtgaattgatgatgatttttcataTGTTATTATGAATGTATATTGCAGCATTAATACACTTGCTGAGGAATGTGTTCAGTTCATTGTGGATAATGATTACCACTGAAACTTAACATTGCTTTTGTAGATGACTAGAGTAGCGAAAGAAGGTTGTCCGAGCTCTGCAAATGAAGCAAACGGTATAGTTAGCTCAAAAATGGTGAGAGTTTATCATACTAGTTTCTTTTGCTTAGCTTCATCTCTTTGTCTAGTTTTGATTTAACTAAAGCATTTTAGCTCGCAATTGTACTAGTTTGTTGCAAACCATATAAACCATGTTTTCCTACCAAGTTTGTACAATATACAAAGAAGAAAACTTGTTTGGGCTTATGATGGCTTCACGCCTTTGGTTTCTGGTTTCTAGTGGCACTCTAAAATCTTTGCAACATTGATTGTCTAGTCAGTCTTGTTGTCTTTGCCCTTGGAGTTCtcaaaatattttagttatttttatcCTAGCCAAATGGTCAAcacaacattttatttttttctctttaaaaagaATTAGCCAaatgatttgattattattaacaGATTTTTGGGTGTTgtgattcaatttaaaatttttcctttACCGTAAGTGATAAACTTTTGTTATGTTTGTTAGCaaatatagaaattaaataTCATGTTACATATGTAGAGTCAATATTTGAGTGGAATATTATACTTTGAAGTatccatttaaataaaattttgaaaaactatcATACTTTTTTAGCATGATTTTTGGAcattatagtttattttatttactcatttaattagttattattttcGTTTTGACACGGATAAATCCAAAGAATTTTTCTAGTGAATAGGTTGTCTTATTTGTCttgctaattaattaatctctgtttattattaatatgtatTTTGCTATTaagattattaaattttagaaaattagttaaTGTATATTTGCATGATATCTtcatatatcaaatattaactcattcattaaatatgttaatttgTCACTATCTGTTTGCATATTTTGACTTCCATACCCCTGTGCATAATTTAATTTTGCTGCAACCTTAATGGCATACATATTAGGGATCATCTAGCTCTGGAAGACAATTTGATGGAAACTTCTTGAGTGGTAAATTTAAAAGCACAGAAGAGTCCAAGGCATGCAACATTTGTGCCATCTCAGACTCATCTAGTATGGATAGTAAACAAGTGGCATCACTAGTGGGAATAAAGGTTGATGAGTTGTCAAATGAAGCCTTTAAAAGAATGGTAGATGTTCGGCGCCCTTTCATTGATGCAGATCTGTTATCTCCTTCCTTGAGTAGTACTGGTAGACATTGTTCAAGCAGCGAGACAAGTAACCTTCTAAGTGCATGTTCTAGTCATGATTCATTGTCTGAAAATTCAGAAAGTAAAGCTACATTGAGGGCATCTGGTAATTTTGAAGATCGTGGTGTGCATGCAACAGCAGATATTCATCAAATAAATAGAGAAATTGGTGGTGTTTCAAGATCGCCATTAAAGTTAGAGAGCCTAGGAGATAACATCTCATCAATCAGTGGATCAGATTACAACAATCTGATGGTTGGAAGTCATGATGATGATGCCAACATGAAAAAGATATCATGTGGTTTGGCTTCAGTTAATACATTTGCTGCAACTGGAAAGACTTTTAATACTCAGTCTGCGCACTCTGGTCTCGCTGGTAATCATTTTGATGAAGTGAGCAACAATTGTCCGAGGAGGCCAGTCAACTTTATCAAAGATTCTTCTCTGGAAAAAGAGATTTATACAAACAAATCGAATGAATCGGAAATTTCCTCATTGACAAATGCCTATCCTAACTCTTCTTCACAACAGGTGTGGGATTTAagtctctctcttcttttccaATCAAGTAGTGAGCTAACTTCTTATAATTGAATTGAACAAAATTATGATTCATTTTCTCTGTTCTCTGTTCATTTCTAGACATGTCCTGAGTTGTCTGAAGAACAAGTGGAATCATCAGTCATTAAAACATTAACCGTTGGCGTTCGTCAGAGACATGTTGTGCATAACCTTGGTGAGCCTGCATTAACTCTTCCCGAAATGGATCATGTAGACCCAGAGATTGAAGCATTAAAATGTTCAGATCAAAAGAGCTGTCATAAGAAGTCTGATGTGATGGTTTTGGAAAAGGATGCTTGTTTGGTATCTAACCCTGTCAACTGTAACGATGGTTCAGATAATTTGGAGGACGTAAGTACTGTTTCATTCCTAGAAGAAAGAAGTACAAAATATGGCTAATATAATGACTGCTGCGTTCATTTGCCTCATTGGGATGATATAATGAAATTGCAGAACTATTGTATGAACCCTAAGATGATGAGATAAGTTTCCGTAAACTGTTGGGATAGTATAGTAAAATCTATACAAACACACACATGTGCACACAACATGAGGTAGGGTTGATTCCAGGACCTTAGTTTTAAGGTTCCCTGGTGTCTAAATTAAGGTAAACATGTTGAGAGTCTTGTGACTCTACATGCAATCTGACTATAGAGAAGCCTAGAGGGGATAGTCATAGTGAAACTTGATAAAACAAAAACTGCATGGTATAATAATTGTCTTTGGAATAACATTTTCTGTCACCATTTTTATTACAGGTGAACGTCTGTGATATCTGTGGAGATGCAGGGCGGGAGGACTTGCTTGCTATATGTAGCACATGCGTTGATGGGGCAGAACACACGTATTTAACAatcctttttaatattttattttttccttaacaGTAATCATTTAGTTAGTTTTACATATTAAGAGATTTGCAtccatatttcattttttcccgTTTTGGATAAGCTGAAATTAAGATGTATCTTATTCTGTCAACCAGTTACTGTATGCGTGAGAAGCTGGACAAAGTGCCTGAGGGCAACTGGATGTGTGAAGAATGCGTGCTcaaagaaaaatctaaaaaagaaaagcaaagtaAGTTTGTAAAGACAGATAGATCCACAGAAGGATCCGTGTTAAATGAATTAAGGAAGGACTCTGGAAATTCTGGTACTATGAGTTTTAAGAATAATTTGAAAGCAAATATTATAGTGCCAGGAGTTGAGGAAAGCAGAAAAAAGGTAGTTGGTTCTACTTCTTGCTTCTCTGTTAAGAGATCTGCTGGCAGTTTAGAAGTCATGTCTGTGACACAAAGAAGGGCTCTTCAAACAAGTGTGAAATCACCTACGGTTTCTAGACTCTGCAGCAAAAGTGTACTGTGTAATGATACTTCATACGAAAACTTAAATAAGGAAAATATAAGGGCAACTCACGATGTAACTTCTGGTGACCAATCTTTTGGACGTAGTGCAGAATCTCCCAGTGCTTCAGCTGATAAATCAACCAAATTTCAACCTCAATCTCAgatgatgcaaggtatattcgTTATGCACCTTAAATATGTAATGTTGTTCACTTCTAATTTCTTgctgattttataaaaattgtggTAATTCTGGAATGGTTTGCAGGTTCTCTAATCAAGTCGAAATCATTTGATATTACTCGGACAAAGACAAAAGGCAAAATTTTTGACGTTAGCCATGTCCAAAAGCAAAAAATTTGTAAGGATGCTTCTATTGGAGACCACATGAAGAAAGGAGCTACCAGAACAATGCATAAATCTATGTCATTTAACAATACGAGGGCAGACCGCTCGAGTAACACTGATTCACCAGTTAAAATGCAATTTCATTTTGAGGATTTAAAGAAATCAAAGCATGCAAGCGAAGAGAGCACCACTGAGATGAAGTTTAGATCCAAGTTAGGCAAACTTTGTGATGGTAGCCatgtacaaaagaaaaaaatttgtgagGATGCTGCTACCGGTAACCACATGAAGAAAGGAGCTGCCAGAACAATGTGTAAATCTATGTCATTTAACAGTACGAGGACAGACCACTGGAAGAGTACTGATTCAACCGTTAAAATGCAGTTTCATTTTGACAATTTGAAGAAATCAAAGCATGCAAGTGAAGAGAACACAACTGAAATGAAGTACAGATCCAAGTTAGGTAACCCTTTGATGAGTTCACCGATGGCTAGTTCTGTTGGTGTTGCAGTGAAGAGTGAGAAAAAAGATTCATCTAGTGGAAGAACCAAGTCGGTGCATCTTTCTGGATCCAATTGTCAGGACTTAAAGGATGATAGTAAACAAGTAGACCATGCTCAAAAAAGCTCAAAATGTCTAAGTACTGAAGATAAGAACGCTGTTAATGATGTGGGACAGCATGTTGACCTTTCCACAGAAGCAGCACATGCTATCAGAAAAAGTAATTCCAATACTAGCAGAGAATGTGATTTAAACATTAAAGGAGAGGAAAACTCAAATGCTACTTTTCCTTGTGATGGATTCCATTATTTAAAAAGCTCTGCAACCATCTCTTGTCCAGTTTCTGCTTTTCCACATCTTGATTACATATGGAAGTAATGGCCTCTTCTTTCTGATGGATTATTTCTGACTTTTTTGCTGAATGTTTTTTCACCTCTGTGCCTTCTCTTTTCTAATGCATTAAATTTTTTACATTTCATGCAGAGGTGGATTTGAAATTTGGAGAAATGGAAGTTCTTCAGGTTCTTGCCATGGTATTCAAGCACACATTTCAACCTTTGCTTCACCAAGAGTTCACGGAGTAGTGCGCAGGATTCCTCAGAAAATTGTGGTGGAGGAAGTATCTCAGTCAAGCACATGGCCAACACGGTTCCCAAAAGATTATGCCACAGAAGATAATATTGCTCTCTATTTTTTCGCAGAGGATATTGACAGGTTTGTTTGGGTTTTGCTTTGTATGAATCAGGTTCTCTCTCACCTTGCTGTATACTTATATTATGTACTTTATCAAACAGCTACAGAAGAAACTACAAGATCTTGTTGGAATTCTTAATCAGCAATGACTTGGCTCTCAAAGCAAATTTGGATGGAGTTGAACTGTTCATATTCCCATCGAACTTGCTTCCTGAGAAATTACAGCGTAAGAATTGAAGCCCCAGTTCTTTAATATGCTAAAGATTGCTTTCTTTATACATACTTCGAAAGATATTTGATTCTTCCTGTTTTCCCCCAACGCTAAattgaaaacttatttattgGCAGGATGGAATTCATTGTTGTTTCTTTGGGGTGTGTTTAAGGGACGGTGGGATGGCTATTCTGAAGACCCGAAGTCATCTGGAGACTTGCCACAAATTGTTTCTGCCCTGGTAATGCAGTTTTATATGTAGTTTAATTTGCTCTATCGTTTTATGCCTATTCCTGAATTATTAATGCATCAAGTTAACTTTGTCATGTTGGCTATAATTTTAAATGCCATTGTCAAGGTGGTTTGGCATGGAAAACTTGTAATAAAAGTATTTGTTTTCTAAAGTTTTAGACGCCAACAGCCACCTATAAGTTAAGAATcctttgaatatttatttgtgCAAAGAGAAGATTTTCGAAAATATGTTCCATAAATGGAAACTTGCCTTCCATAGGCATGCAAGCATGTTCAGATACCTAGCAGATGATAACCTTGGTCTGAGaattaaaatcacaaaaaaaaaaaaaaaaagggggaaaagaaaagaaaagaggtgAAAGTTCAATGATGTTTTCTTAGTACAACCAAGCACTGGAGGATCATAACTGAAGAATGTAGTACCAGGGAtagataagtaaaaaaaaaaaaataattgatcgATTTTATGTCTAGATAGTTGCATCATATATATAGTAAGCATCTCCATGATTAAACTCAACATTTTCATCACCATGCTAATAAGGATTGTTTGATTCATGTCCTgcagaaaagagagagagagaagcaaaaGCAGGAAATGGACAGCAAAACTGATCTTCAACATGGGAAAGAAAATAGTACAAACAGCATGAGTGTAGAGGGAGAGACTGAAAGCAAGAGGGCCAAAAAATGTTTGAGTGGGACATGCGAGAGGAACAGTTGTGAATCCACTATTCATACCAACGATGAATTTCCATTTCAGATAAATGGCCTTGATTCTAAATTTGCTAGTGAATACCTTGGTTGCGGTGCAGCAAACGACGCGTTTATTTCTACAAAGACACAGGCGCAAGCGCATATTATAAATGATGGTGTTCAATCAGAACCAGTCGAAAAACAAGTACTTACTGCAGATCATGGGGATCTTTCAGAGCCTGTTCCAAATCTGGAGCTTTCATTAGGACCTGCAAGAACATCAATGAAACAGGAACTTATGCCTTTATTTCCAATTGTTACGAAGGAAAATCATGAAAGCAAGTCCAGGCTAGTGACAGACAACAATAATGGCTATGGTGACGAGTTCTCAacatctctttctctttctctgtctctcaCATTACCATCATTTGACAAAGAACCAGATGGAAACAATCGTTAGCCGTGAAATGTTCTTTCAGCCTCTTTTTCTGGTGGCTTTGCCAACTTAAAACTTAGAACAAAGCGTTGTAAATAGTGGCCTAACactttatgtttttctatacaaaattttaatgtatataagGATGATCTTACTGATCATAGTCTCActccaataaaaaaatcaaaatttccatttctctttttattttactgatGTTTTCTTGGGACAtaattcaattataaattattgattGCATATAGAGAAGGGTTTATGGAAGCAGCAAATGACaaatcttttattatattatataattttttaatgcaaaaaaaCAAGTTAGAGAAAGCAAAAACTCAAACTTAGTGAAGTGCGACAAAAATATTGGATTCTACACCATTTGTCTTTGTTTggtataatttttgaatatgcaAAAGCAAGTTACTTTCTTGAATTTATAGTAATTATTGTGATTGAACCTTAAGTATGTTAGTTTTAAAGAAACCCTGTTCACAGAATCTATTACCaaataactaatttttattttttattttttagattgttCATAAATTAAGAAGGATACAAAGAAACATATAGTCCatgaataattctttttttcctacatcatattatataactagaagaaaaacaaatgtaacgttcttttatttttccccaattgaatttaaaaatgaaactatattaaacaaaaagaaagaattataATGGTACCATGAGGCTAGTCCATTTTGGATATTTGtaaaactattattaatttttcaaattaaattaaataattatgataaaaataagatataattaaattattaaaagtttatGTTTGCCCCCATCTCTCTCTTTAGTTCATCAACctttatgataattaattttgatgtatttttaaaacttaaataattattttatttattttgttaaaaattttaaaaaaattgtaatatgtAATTGCACAAAATTATACctctatttcaaaattttaataatattacaacaaaaataataaaaataataatattgttcacTTTAATTGgattatataattgaaaaaaatgataaaaatataatacatatatatatatatatatatatatatatatatatgttttttgggAACGTTGAATTAATTGGGtgaccgaaaaaaaaaaaaaaaaaaaaaaaaaaagtgctcgGCAGCAAGGCGTggaaatgaaaaacaaagaCCATTAAACGCTGACTGCAACTTTGTGAGACTGCGAGAAAACACAGAGAGAAAACTGCTTCAACTTCCATTTTCTCGTATTTTCTCTCTTGGATTTTCCTTTTCGTTTTGcctcccccacccccccccccccccccccccaaaaaaaaaaaaaaaaaaaaaaagaaaaaacgaagAAATTGATAGCGGGGAGTGAGAGACTTTTGAGAATTGAGATGCTATAGTGTGGCGCATCCAAATACGAATCCAAGGCTGAAACCAAAATTTCGTAGATCTGATCCCTCACTCACCACCGTCTGATTGTTCCATTTTGGAGCGCCATCCACTGGATCAGAGATGCCGGTGGCTGCTTCCGCCAtttacttcttgaaccttcgagGCGATGTTCTCATCAATCGCCTCTATCGAGATGACGTCGGGTaatttccctctctctctctctctctctctctctctctctctctctctctctctctctctctctctgtgtattAGCTTTCTGGCTTATCTATCTGTTCTGTATCTGGGTTTGTGACATCTTATTGAGTAATGGGTTTTTTGCCAATTTATGTATTAGGGTGTGCATTgcaattttgagttttatatttcGTAAGAGATTTTGAGTTATGGGTTCGGTTGTGTTTGTTTAATGTAGTTGTCTGAAGAATAAAATCTTGGAGTTGTATACTTGGGTTACTCATTTCTTAAATTGTAGCATTATACTTTCTGGCTTCACGGTGCTTCTTTTTCATGGAGATACCATTGTGGCTCAGTATGAATTGAATATTAGATCTGTCTTATTCCCATATACAATCCTTATCGTCTGAGCTTAGGCAGAAGGGTTTAACGACCTTTCTT comes from Ziziphus jujuba cultivar Dongzao chromosome 6, ASM3175591v1 and encodes:
- the LOC107403598 gene encoding protein PARALOG OF AIPP2 isoform X1, with product MTRVAKEGCPSSANEANGIVSSKMGSSSSGRQFDGNFLSGKFKSTEESKACNICAISDSSSMDSKQVASLVGIKVDELSNEAFKRMVDVRRPFIDADLLSPSLSSTGRHCSSSETSNLLSACSSHDSLSENSESKATLRASGNFEDRGVHATADIHQINREIGGVSRSPLKLESLGDNISSISGSDYNNLMVGSHDDDANMKKISCGLASVNTFAATGKTFNTQSAHSGLAGNHFDEVSNNCPRRPVNFIKDSSLEKEIYTNKSNESEISSLTNAYPNSSSQQTCPELSEEQVESSVIKTLTVGVRQRHVVHNLGEPALTLPEMDHVDPEIEALKCSDQKSCHKKSDVMVLEKDACLVSNPVNCNDGSDNLEDVNVCDICGDAGREDLLAICSTCVDGAEHTYCMREKLDKVPEGNWMCEECVLKEKSKKEKQSKFVKTDRSTEGSVLNELRKDSGNSGTMSFKNNLKANIIVPGVEESRKKVVGSTSCFSVKRSAGSLEVMSVTQRRALQTSVKSPTVSRLCSKSVLCNDTSYENLNKENIRATHDVTSGDQSFGRSAESPSASADKSTKFQPQSQMMQGSLIKSKSFDITRTKTKGKIFDVSHVQKQKICKDASIGDHMKKGATRTMHKSMSFNNTRADRSSNTDSPVKMQFHFEDLKKSKHASEESTTEMKFRSKLGKLCDGSHVQKKKICEDAATGNHMKKGAARTMCKSMSFNSTRTDHWKSTDSTVKMQFHFDNLKKSKHASEENTTEMKYRSKLGNPLMSSPMASSVGVAVKSEKKDSSSGRTKSVHLSGSNCQDLKDDSKQVDHAQKSSKCLSTEDKNAVNDVGQHVDLSTEAAHAIRKSNSNTSRECDLNIKGEENSNATFPCDGFHYLKSSATISCPVSAFPHLDYIWKGGFEIWRNGSSSGSCHGIQAHISTFASPRVHGVVRRIPQKIVVEEVSQSSTWPTRFPKDYATEDNIALYFFAEDIDSYRRNYKILLEFLISNDLALKANLDGVELFIFPSNLLPEKLQRWNSLLFLWGVFKGRWDGYSEDPKSSGDLPQIVSALKREREKQKQEMDSKTDLQHGKENSTNSMSVEGETESKRAKKCLSGTCERNSCESTIHTNDEFPFQINGLDSKFASEYLGCGAANDAFISTKTQAQAHIINDGVQSEPVEKQVLTADHGDLSEPVPNLELSLGPARTSMKQELMPLFPIVTKENHESKSRLVTDNNNGYGDEFSTSLSLSLSLTLPSFDKEPDGNNR
- the LOC107403598 gene encoding protein PARALOG OF AIPP2 isoform X2, which produces MKQTGSSSSGRQFDGNFLSGKFKSTEESKACNICAISDSSSMDSKQVASLVGIKVDELSNEAFKRMVDVRRPFIDADLLSPSLSSTGRHCSSSETSNLLSACSSHDSLSENSESKATLRASGNFEDRGVHATADIHQINREIGGVSRSPLKLESLGDNISSISGSDYNNLMVGSHDDDANMKKISCGLASVNTFAATGKTFNTQSAHSGLAGNHFDEVSNNCPRRPVNFIKDSSLEKEIYTNKSNESEISSLTNAYPNSSSQQTCPELSEEQVESSVIKTLTVGVRQRHVVHNLGEPALTLPEMDHVDPEIEALKCSDQKSCHKKSDVMVLEKDACLVSNPVNCNDGSDNLEDVNVCDICGDAGREDLLAICSTCVDGAEHTYCMREKLDKVPEGNWMCEECVLKEKSKKEKQSKFVKTDRSTEGSVLNELRKDSGNSGTMSFKNNLKANIIVPGVEESRKKVVGSTSCFSVKRSAGSLEVMSVTQRRALQTSVKSPTVSRLCSKSVLCNDTSYENLNKENIRATHDVTSGDQSFGRSAESPSASADKSTKFQPQSQMMQGSLIKSKSFDITRTKTKGKIFDVSHVQKQKICKDASIGDHMKKGATRTMHKSMSFNNTRADRSSNTDSPVKMQFHFEDLKKSKHASEESTTEMKFRSKLGKLCDGSHVQKKKICEDAATGNHMKKGAARTMCKSMSFNSTRTDHWKSTDSTVKMQFHFDNLKKSKHASEENTTEMKYRSKLGNPLMSSPMASSVGVAVKSEKKDSSSGRTKSVHLSGSNCQDLKDDSKQVDHAQKSSKCLSTEDKNAVNDVGQHVDLSTEAAHAIRKSNSNTSRECDLNIKGEENSNATFPCDGFHYLKSSATISCPVSAFPHLDYIWKGGFEIWRNGSSSGSCHGIQAHISTFASPRVHGVVRRIPQKIVVEEVSQSSTWPTRFPKDYATEDNIALYFFAEDIDSYRRNYKILLEFLISNDLALKANLDGVELFIFPSNLLPEKLQRWNSLLFLWGVFKGRWDGYSEDPKSSGDLPQIVSALKREREKQKQEMDSKTDLQHGKENSTNSMSVEGETESKRAKKCLSGTCERNSCESTIHTNDEFPFQINGLDSKFASEYLGCGAANDAFISTKTQAQAHIINDGVQSEPVEKQVLTADHGDLSEPVPNLELSLGPARTSMKQELMPLFPIVTKENHESKSRLVTDNNNGYGDEFSTSLSLSLSLTLPSFDKEPDGNNR
- the LOC107403598 gene encoding ASI1-immunoprecipitated protein 2 isoform X3, giving the protein MDSKQVASLVGIKVDELSNEAFKRMVDVRRPFIDADLLSPSLSSTGRHCSSSETSNLLSACSSHDSLSENSESKATLRASGNFEDRGVHATADIHQINREIGGVSRSPLKLESLGDNISSISGSDYNNLMVGSHDDDANMKKISCGLASVNTFAATGKTFNTQSAHSGLAGNHFDEVSNNCPRRPVNFIKDSSLEKEIYTNKSNESEISSLTNAYPNSSSQQTCPELSEEQVESSVIKTLTVGVRQRHVVHNLGEPALTLPEMDHVDPEIEALKCSDQKSCHKKSDVMVLEKDACLVSNPVNCNDGSDNLEDVNVCDICGDAGREDLLAICSTCVDGAEHTYCMREKLDKVPEGNWMCEECVLKEKSKKEKQSKFVKTDRSTEGSVLNELRKDSGNSGTMSFKNNLKANIIVPGVEESRKKVVGSTSCFSVKRSAGSLEVMSVTQRRALQTSVKSPTVSRLCSKSVLCNDTSYENLNKENIRATHDVTSGDQSFGRSAESPSASADKSTKFQPQSQMMQGSLIKSKSFDITRTKTKGKIFDVSHVQKQKICKDASIGDHMKKGATRTMHKSMSFNNTRADRSSNTDSPVKMQFHFEDLKKSKHASEESTTEMKFRSKLGKLCDGSHVQKKKICEDAATGNHMKKGAARTMCKSMSFNSTRTDHWKSTDSTVKMQFHFDNLKKSKHASEENTTEMKYRSKLGNPLMSSPMASSVGVAVKSEKKDSSSGRTKSVHLSGSNCQDLKDDSKQVDHAQKSSKCLSTEDKNAVNDVGQHVDLSTEAAHAIRKSNSNTSRECDLNIKGEENSNATFPCDGFHYLKSSATISCPVSAFPHLDYIWKGGFEIWRNGSSSGSCHGIQAHISTFASPRVHGVVRRIPQKIVVEEVSQSSTWPTRFPKDYATEDNIALYFFAEDIDSYRRNYKILLEFLISNDLALKANLDGVELFIFPSNLLPEKLQRWNSLLFLWGVFKGRWDGYSEDPKSSGDLPQIVSALKREREKQKQEMDSKTDLQHGKENSTNSMSVEGETESKRAKKCLSGTCERNSCESTIHTNDEFPFQINGLDSKFASEYLGCGAANDAFISTKTQAQAHIINDGVQSEPVEKQVLTADHGDLSEPVPNLELSLGPARTSMKQELMPLFPIVTKENHESKSRLVTDNNNGYGDEFSTSLSLSLSLTLPSFDKEPDGNNR